A genomic region of Carassius auratus strain Wakin unplaced genomic scaffold, ASM336829v1 scaf_tig00215868, whole genome shotgun sequence contains the following coding sequences:
- the acacb gene encoding acetyl-CoA carboxylase isoform X1, with protein MPSQTPTTDCSRENSPPMDSESASTSTGNEKISLSMTSDPIDQSECTEEAVSKTSESDRPKFGSSVQAKERLKFILGASEDNSSDDETLVMGQTPKPQPNSTETPNVLPNTSSEVLPPPNPSASLRPSMSGPHLLKTGKEHRKMDAPRDFTVASPAEFVTRFGGNHIIDKVLIANNGIAAVKCMRSIRRWSYEMFRNERIIRFVVMVTPEDLKANAEYIKMADHYVPVPGGPNNNNYANVEMIVDIAKRIPVQAVWAGWGHASENPKLPELLHKSGISFLGPSSKAMWALGDKVASSIVAQSADIPTLPWSGTGLRVEWTEEEQRHGCVISVPPELYVQGCVKDVDEGLVSAEKIGYPVVIKASGGGGGKGIRKVDSSEDFPNFFRQVQAEVPGSPIFIMQLAEHAHHLEVQILADQYGNAISLFGRDCSIQRRHQKIIEEAPATIVSTTTFEQMERYAVRLAKMVGYVSAGTVEYLFTEDGSFHFLELNPRLQVEHPCTEMIADVNLPAAQLQIAMGIPLYRIKDIRVLFGETPWGDTPINFESPECIPCPRGHVIAARITSENPDEGFKPSSGTVQELNFRSSKNVWGYFSVGATGGLHEFADSQFGHCFSWGENREEAISNMVVAMKELSIRGDFRTTVEYLIKLLETESFRNNDIDTGWLDHLIAEKVQVERPDTMLGVVCGALQVADASFRESMSDFLHSLERGQVLPAASLVNTVSVDLIYDGVKYCLQVARQSPTTYIIIMNDSDIEVDVHRLSDGGLLLSYGGSSYTTYMKEEIDSYRITVGNKTCVFEKERDPTVLRSPSAGKLLQYVVDDGSHVLATQPYAEIEVMKMVMTLHVQHSGCIHFLKRSGTVLEPGCVVARMDLDDPSCIHPVKPNTEPLPSQETLPVAGERLHQVFHSVLENLVKIMDGYCLPEPYFSQKLKKWLDTLMKTLRDPSLPLLELQEIMTSVAGRIPGTVEKAIRKVMAQYASNITSVLCQFPSQRIANILDSHAAMLQRKADREVFFMNTQSIVQLVQRYRSGIRGYMKSVVMDLLRRYLQVEMQFQQAHYDKCVINLREQYKPDMTPVLESIFSHAQVSKKNILVTMLIDQLCGRDPMLADELMVILNELTQLSKMENSKVALRARQVLIASQLPSYELRHNQVESIFLSAIDMYGHQFCPENLKKLILSETSIFDVLPSFFYHNNRVVCMAALEVYVQRGYIAYELNSLQHHQLQDGTCAVDFQFMLPSSHPNRETSLSQSIAKSTGSSPTLNRLSAPVNGSGEFQTMRRQGSDLFLEGALSPPCQRMGAMVAFHSFDHFKRCFDEVICRFADPLCESSLFSEGCSTFCDGESCKNMKENPIHIINVSIKQADTEDDDALVRAFTAFAHSKKTLLYEYGIRRMTFLVAQKREFPKYFTFRARDEFREDRIYRNLEPALAFQLELNRMRNFDLTAVPCAHHRMQLYLGAAHVEEGAEVTDYRFFIRAIIRHSDLITKEASFEYLQNEGERLLLEAMDELEVAFSNISTRTDCNHIFLNFVPTVIMDPSKIEESVRSMVMRYGIRLWKLRVLQAELKISIRLTTSGDVIPIRLFLSNESGYYLDISLYKEVTDPSTGQIMFQSYGEKQGPLHGMLINTPYVTKDLLQSKRFQAQTLGTTYVYDFPEMFRQALFKLWGPGDSYPKDVLMCNELVLDSQGRLVQMNRLPGDNEIGMVAFRMKMKTPEYPEGRDIIVICNDITHMIGSFGPQEDQLFFRASELAREEGIPRIYIAANSGARIGLAEEIRHMFQVAWIDPDDPYKGFKYLYLTPQDYTRISSSNSVHCHHVEEGGESRYIITDIIGKVDGLGVENLRGSGTIAGETSQAYKEIITISMVTCRAIGIGAYLVRLGQRVIQVENSHIILTGAGALNKVLGREVYTSNNQLGGVQIMHNNGVTHTIVPDDFEGVLTILQWLSYMPKSNQSPVPIMPPTDPVEREIDFVPTKAPYDPRWLLCGRPHPTVKEAWQSGFFDHGTFMEVMATWAQTVVVGRARLGGIPLGVIAVETRTVEVTIPADPAYLDSEAKIYQQAGQVWFPDSAYKTAQAIEDFNREKLPLMVFANWRGFSGGMKDMYDQVLKFGSYIVDALREFSQPVLVYIPPHAELRGGSWVVIDPTINLQHMELYADRESRGGVLEAEGTVEIKFRKKDLLKTMHRIDAVCSRLAEQLGTPELPSQERKDLEAKLKSREEFLLPIYHQVAVQFVDLHDTPGRMQEKGVITDILDWKNARSFFYWRLRRLLLEEVVKGEIMQANQDLSNGHIQSMLRRWFVETEGTVKAYLWDNNKVVVDWLENHLSQQDGTRSVVRENIKCLKRDYALKHVRSLVQANPEVTLDCIIHMAQNITPSQRAKVCHLLATLDNSTTS; from the exons GCCTAGCATGTCAGGCCCCCACCTGCTGAAAACAGGCAAAGAACACAGGAAGATGGACGCGCCCAGAGATTTCACTGTTGCCTCCCCAGCTGAGTTTGTCACTCGCTTTGGGGGAAACCACATTATAGACAAG GTGCTGATTGCTAACAATGGCATTGCTGCAGTTAAGTGCATGCGTTCAATTCGACGCTGGTCCTATGAAATGTTCCGTAATGAGAGGATCATTCGCTTTGTGGTGATGGTCACACCCGAAGACTTGAAAGCCAATGCAG AATACATTAAAATGGCTGATCACTATGTGCCAGTCCCTGGTGGCCCAAATAACAACAACTATGCCAATGTTGAGATGATTGTGGACATAGCTAAAAGGATTCCAGTGCAG GCCGTTTGGGCTGGATGGGGTCATGCTTCTGAAAACCCCAAACTTCCAGAGCTTCTCCATAAATCAGGGATATCTTTCTTAG GACCTTCCAGTAAAGCCATGTGGGCATTAGGAGACAAGGTGGCATCTTCCATTGTAGCTCAGAGCGCAGACATCCCCACCCTGCCCTGGAGCGGAACCG gTCTGAGGGTTGAATGGACAGAAGAAGAACAAAGACATGGCTGTGTAATCAGTGTTCCACCTGAACTTTATGTGCAGGGCTGTGTTAAAGACGTGGACGAGGGCCtagtg AGTGCAGAAAAGATTGGCTACCCTGTGGTAATCAAAGCATCAGGGGGAGGTGGTGGGAAAGGCATCAGAAAAGTGGACAGCTCCGAAGACTTTCCTAACTTTTTCAGACAG GTGCAGGCTGAGGTGCCTGGTTCACCCATTTTCATCATGCAGCTAGCTGAACATGCACACCACCTGGAGGTGCAGATTCTGGCTGACCAGTACGGTAACGCTATCTCTCTGTTCGGCAGAGACTGTTCCATCCAGCGCCGCCACCAAAAGATCATAGAAGAAGCTCCTGCTACCATTGTCTCCACCACCACTTTCGAGCAAATGGAGCGG TATGCAGTGCGTCTGGCTAAAATGGTGGGCTATGTAAGTGCTGGTACAGTGGAGTATCTGTTCACCGAGGATGGTAGTTTCCACTTCCTGGAGCTGAATCCACGGCTCCAGGTGGAACATCCCTGCACTGAGATGATTGCTGATGTTAACCTTCCTGCTGCACAGTTACAG ATAGCGATGGGGATCCCTCTTTACAGAATTAAGGATATCCGCGTCCTCTTTGGTGAAACTCCCTGGGGAGACACACCTATTAACTTTGAATCTCCAGAATGCATCCCCTGTCCACGAGGACATGTCATAGCTGCACGCATCACCAGTGAGAACCCAGATGAA GGCTTTAAACCAAGCTCAGGCACAGTTCAGGAGCTGAACTTCCGTAGCAGTAAGAACGTGTGGGGTTACTTCAGTGTAGGAGCAACCGGAGGCCTACATGAGTTTGCAGACTCTCAGTTTGGACATTGTTTCTCCTGGGGCGAGAACCGAGAAGAGGCCATCTC GAACATGGTGGTAGCCATGAAGGAGCTGTCAATCAGAGGAGATTTCAGGACCACGGTGGAGTACCTCATTAAGCTACTGGAGACCGAGAGTTTTAGAAACAATGACATCGATACTGGCTGGCTGGATCACCTTATTGCAGAGAAAGTCCAG GTGGAAAGGCCAGACACCATGTTAGGTGTGGTATGCGGTGCTCTACAAGTTGCTGATGCAAGTTTTAGAGAGAGCATGTCTGACTTCCTGCATTCCCTAGAAAG GGGTCAGGTGTTGCCTGCTGCTAGTCTAGTCAACACAGTCAGTGTTGATCTGATCTATGATGGAGTCAAATACTGCCTacag GTGGCCCGCCAGTCGCCCACCACGTATATTATCATAATGAATGATTCAGATATTGAAGTTGATGTCCATAGGCTCAGTGATGGCGGTCTGCTACTTTCCTATGGTGGCAGCAGCTACACAACCTACATGAAAGAGGAGATTGACAG CTACCGCATCACAGTGGGGAACAAaacgtgtgtgtttgagaaggagCGAGACCCTACGGTGCTCAGGTCGCCCTCTGCTGGCAAGCTGTTGCAGTATGTAGTCGATGACGGTTCTCATGTTCTGGCTACCCAGCCTTATGCTGAAATTGAG GTTATGAAGATGGTGATGACCCTGCATGTCCAGCATTCCGGCTgcattcactttttaaaaagatcAGGAACAGTATTAGAGCCTGGGTGTGTAGTGGCCCGAATGGACCTGGATGACCCCAGCTGTATTCACCCG GTAAAGCCAAATACAGAGCCATTACCATCCCAGGAAACTTTACCTGTTGCAGGGGAGAGGCTTCACCAAGTGTTCCACAGTGTTCTGGAGAACCTGGTGAAAATCATGGATGGATACTGTCTGCCAGAGCCATACTTCAGTCAAAAA CTGAAGAAGTGGCTCGACACACTGATGAAGACACTTCGGGATCCATCTCTACCTCTTCTTGAACTGCAGGAGATTATGACCAGCGTGGCAGGACGTATACCAGGGACTGTGGAGAAGGCCATTCGAAAGGTCATGGCACAGTATGCCAGTAACATTACCTCCGTGCTCTGTCAGTTCCCCAGCCAAAGA ATAGCAAATATACTTGACAGTCATGCTGCTATGCTTCAGAGGAAAGCAGACCGAGAGGTTTTCTTCATGAACACTCAAAGCATTGTGCAACTGGTGCAAAG GTACCGAAGTGGCATTAGGGGGTATATGAAATCAGTTGTGATGGATCTGCTGCGACGGTACCTTCAGGTGGAGATGCAATTTCAGCAAG CTCATTATGATAAATGCGTCATCAACCTAAGAGAGCAGTATAAACCTGACATGACTCCAGTACTGGAGTCCATCTTCTCCCATGCTCAGGTCTCCAAGAAGAACATTTTAGTCACCATGCTTATA gaccaGCTCTGTGGCCGAGACCCAATGCTTGCTGATGAGCTCATGGTCATTTTAAATGAGCTCACACAGCTCAGTAAAATGGAAAACTCTAAAGTAGCACTTCGGGCCAGACAG GTGTTGATCGCCTCTCAATTGCCCTCATATGAGCTCAGACATAACCAGGTGGAATCCATCTTTTTATCGGCTATTGATATGTATGGGCATCAGTTCTGTCCCGAGAACCTCAAG AAACTCATCCTGTCCGAAACCTCTATCTTCGACGTCTTGCCCAGTTTCTTTTACCACAACAATCGAGTGGTTTGCATGGCCGCCTTAGAG GTGTACGTACAGAGGGGATATATAGCATATGAGCTGAACAGCCTTCAGCATCATCAGCTTCAGGATGGAACATGTGCAGTGGATTTCCAGTTCATGTTACCATCATCCCACCCCAACAG AGAGACTTCTCTGAGCCAGTCCATAGCCAAATCCAC AGGGAGCAGTCCTACTTTGAACAG GTTGTCTGCTCCTGTGAATGGTTCAGGAGAGTTTCAAACAATGCGTCGTCAGGGCAGTGATCTCTTCCTGGAGGGGGCACTGTCGCCCCCCTGTCAGAGGATGGGAGCCATGGTTGCTTTCCATAGTTTTGACCACTTCAAAAG GTGTTTTGATGAAGTTATCTGCCGCTTTGCGGATCCGCTCTGTGAGAGCTCTCTGTTCTCTGAAGGCTGTTCCACATTCTGTGATGGGGAGAGTTGCAAG AACATGAAGGAAAACCCCATACACATCATAAATGTGTCAATCAAACAAGCAGACACTGAGGACGATGATGCTTTAGTCAGAGCTTTCACTGCCTTTGCTCACTCTAAA AAAACTCTACTCTATGAGTATGGAATCAGAAGAATGACATTTTTAGTTGCACAAAAG CGGGAGTTCCCGAAGTACTTCACGTTCAGGGCCAGAGATGAA TTCCGTGAAGACAGAATCTACCGTAACCTGGAGCCTGCTCTGGCCTTCCAGCTTGAGCTGAATCGCATGCGTAACTTTGATCTGACGGCCGTTCCTTGCGCCCATCACAGGATGCAACTGTACTTGGGTGCTGCTCACGTGGAGGAGGGTGCAGAGGTCACAGATTATCGCTTCTTTATCAGAGCTATCATTCGGCACTCTGATCTCATCACAAAG GAGGCCTCGTTTGAGTACCTGCAGAATGAGGGCGAGAGGCTGTTGCTGGAGGCGATGGATGAGCTTGAGGTGGCCTTCAGTAACATATCCACTCGTACTGACTGCAATCACATCTTCCTCAATTTTGTACCCACTGTTATTATGGACCCTTCAAAG ATAGAAGAGTCCGTTCGCTCAATGGTGATGCGGTACGGTATTCGTTTGTGGAAGTTGCGTGTTCTCCAGGCTGAGCTGAAGATCAGCATCCGCCTCACCACCAGTGGAGATGTCATTCCCATCCGCCTCTTTCTCAGCAATGAGTCCGGCTATTATTTGGACATCAGCCTATACAAGGAGGTCACTGACCCCTCCACTGGACAG ATAATGTTCCAGTCATATGGAGAAAAACAAGGTCCACTGCACGGCATGCTAATCAACACACCatatgtcacaaaagatttacTGCAGTCCAAACGCTTCCAGGCTCAGACCCTTGGCACTACATATGTCTATGACTTCCCTGAAATGTTCAGACAG GCTTTGTTTAAGCTTTGGGGACCAGGTGACAGCTACCCTAAAGACGTGTTGATGTGTAATGAGCTGGTCCTTGATTCTCAGGGGAGACTTGTGCAGATGAACAGGCTACCAGGAGACAATGAG ATTGGTATGGTGGCTTTCCGTATGAAAATGAAGACTCCAGAGTACCCAGAGGGCAGAGACATCATTGTGATCTGTAATGATATTACTCACATGATTGGCTCATTTGGGCCTCAGGAGGATCAGCTTTTTTTCCGGGCTTCTGAGCTGGCCAGAGAAGAGGGGATTCCACGCATCTACATTGCAGCCAATAGTGGAGCTCGAATCGGCCTGGCGGAGGAGATCCGCCACATGTTTCAGGTGGCTTGGATCGACCCAGATGACCCTTATAAG GGCTTTAAGTACCTGTATCTGACGCCTCAGGACTACACTCGCATCAGTTCCTCTAATTCTGTCCACTGTCACCATGTAGAGGAGGGAGGCGAGTCCAG GTACATCATCACAGACATCATAGGGAAGGTAGATGGTCTTGGAGTGGAGAATCTGAGGGGTTCTGGCACCATAGCTGGAGAAACTTCACAGGCTTATAAGGAAATCATCACCATAAGCATG GTCACATGTCGTGCTATAGGAATTGGTGCGTATCTGGTACGTCTAGGACAAAGAGTAATTCAAGTGGAAAACTCCCATATCATCCTGACTGGGGCTGGGGCACTAAACAAG GTGCTGGGTCGTGAAGTCTACACCTCCAATAACCAGCTGGGAGGGGTTCAGATCATGCACAACAATGGAGTGACGCACACCATCGTGCCAGATGACTTTGAAGGGGTGTTAACTATTCTACAGTGGCTATCCTACATGCCAAAG AGCAATCAAAGTCCGGTCCCAATAATGCCTCCCACTGATCCAGTTGAGAGAGAGATCGATTTTGTTCCCACAAAAGCCCCCTATGATCCTCGCTGGCTGCTGTGTGGACGACCCCATCCCA CTGTAAAGGAAGCATGGCAGAGTGGATTCTTTGACCATGGTACGTTTATGGAGGTGATGGCTACCTGGGCTCAGACAGTGGTGGTGGGCCGAGCCAG GCTCGGTGGGATTCCTCTTGGTGTCATTGCCGTTGAGACCCGTACAGTTGAGGTTACCATTCCAGCAGATCCAGCTTACTTGGACTCAGAGGCCAAG ATCTATCAGCAGGCTGGTCAAGTGTGGTTCCCAGATTCTGCGTATAAAACAGCTCAGGCTATTGAGGATTTCAACCGGGAGAAACTTCCACTTATGGTGTTTGCCAACTGGAGAGGCTTCTCCGGAGGCATGAAAG ATATGTATGACCAGGTGCTAAAGTTTGGTTCTTACATTGTGGATGCCCTGCGAGAGTTCAGCCAGCCTGTACTAGTTTACATCCCTCCCCACGCTGAGCTGAGAGGAGGATCATGGGTCGTGATCGACCCAACTATAAACCTTCAGCACATGGAGCTCTACGCAGATCGAGAAAGCAG AGGGGGTGTTCTGGAGGCTGAGGGCACAGTGGAGATAAAGTTCAGGAAGAAAGACCTGCTAAAGACCATGCATAGGATTGACGCTGTGTGTTCCCGCCTGGCGGAGCAGCTAG GCACCCCAGAGTTACCGAGCCAGGAGCGTAAAGACTTGGAGGCCAAACTGAAGTCTAGAGAGGAGTTCCTTCTTCCCATCTACCACCAGGTAGCGGTGCAGTTTGTGGACCTTCATGACACTCCAGGAAGGATGCAGGAAAAGGGTGTCATCACG GACATCCTGGACTGGAAGAACGCTAGGTCATTCTTTTACTGGCGTCTGCGGCGACTGCTGTTGGAGGAGGTGGTGAAGGGGGAGATCATGCAGGCCAACCAAGATCTGAGCAACGGACACATACAGTCCATGTTACGCCGCTGGTTTGTGGAGACGGAAGGGACTGTGAAA GCATATCTATGGGACAATAACAAAGTGGTGGTGGATTGGCTGGAAAACCATCTGTCACAGCAGGACGGAACGCGCTCTGTCGTCAGAGAGAACATTAAATGCTTAAAGAGGGACTATGCTCTCAAGCACGTTCGCAG CTTGGTCCAAGCCAACCCAGAAGTGACCTTGGACTGCATCATCCACATGGCACAGAACATCACACCCTCACAGAGAGCCAAAGTCTGCCACCTGCTGGCCACCTTGGACAACTCCACCACAAGCTGA